From the genome of Aeromicrobium sp. Sec7.5:
TCGAGGCCGTGGACTCCACACACCCGGTCAGAGTGAGGTCGCCGACGGTGCGGAACCGCACGGTTCGCTCCTCCGCGACCTCGCCGGCCCGCAGTGGGTTGAACTCCGACTCGCTCAACAGCATGCCGTCACGCTCGAAGACGCGGCGCTGGTGTGAGTGGTAGATCTCCGGGATGTCGATGCCCTCGCGGCCGATGTACGCCCAGATGTCGAGCTCGGTCCAGTTGGAGATCGGGAAGATGCGCATGTGCTCGCCGGCATGGATGCGGCCGTTGTAGAGGCTCCAGAGCTCTGGACGCTGCATCTTCGGGTCCCACTGGCCGAACTCGTCGCGGTGTGAGTAGACGCGTTCCTTGGCGCGCGCCTTCTCCTCGTCGCGTCGGCCTCCCCCGAAGGCTGCCGTGAACCCGCCGGCCTCGAGGGCGGCGAGCAGGGTGCCGATCTGCATGCGGTTGCGGCTCGTCTTGCCGTCATCGACGACATCGCCGGCAGCGATCGCGTCGTCGACGCTCGCCACGATGAGCTTGACGCCCAGGCGACTGACCCAGCGATCGCGGCACGCCAGCACCTCGGGGAAGTCGAAGCCCGTGTCGACCTGCAGGACCGGGAAGGGGATCTTGGCCGGGTAGAAGGCCTTCTCGGCCAGTCGCATCATGACGATCGAGTCCTTGCCGCCGGAGAACATCAGCACCGGCTTCTCGAACTCGGCCGCGACCTCGCGGAAAATGTGGATCGACTCGGCTTCCAGCTGATCGAGCTGGCTGAGCCGGTAGTCGGGGTGCGTCGCTGTCATCGAGCTCTCTCCTGGTCGACCGTCCGGGTCATCGTAGTTCGCCGCGGACACGAAGGATGCGGCCACTGACGTGGCCTCGGATACACGCCGCGCCTCGGCCCGCGCAGCCGCGCGCGACTCCAGGCGCCAGGCGCCGCTGTTGTTGTCGAAGGCGGGCACTCCACTGATCTGCCGCATGTATCCCCACACCAGAGGGCCGAGGAGCAACATGGCAGCCCCCAGGATGCCCACATACTCCGGCGCGAGACCCAGCAGCTTCATTCCGGTCAGCGTCAGCACGATCACGATGCCTCGGCGAATCACCTGCTGCTTGATCCATGGCGCCATGCGGGCACCCAGGTAGGTGCCTGGCGAACCACCCACGATGAGAGGGATCAGGACCTCCCAGTCGACACCGGTCGTCACGACGTGACCGACCGCCGCAGCCAACACCAGAGGCACTGCCTGCACCAGGTCCGTTCCCACGAGCTTGAGTGCCGACATCGTGGGATACAGGAGCAGCAGAGCCACCATGATGAGCG
Proteins encoded in this window:
- the cysD gene encoding sulfate adenylyltransferase subunit CysD, which gives rise to MTATHPDYRLSQLDQLEAESIHIFREVAAEFEKPVLMFSGGKDSIVMMRLAEKAFYPAKIPFPVLQVDTGFDFPEVLACRDRWVSRLGVKLIVASVDDAIAAGDVVDDGKTSRNRMQIGTLLAALEAGGFTAAFGGGRRDEEKARAKERVYSHRDEFGQWDPKMQRPELWSLYNGRIHAGEHMRIFPISNWTELDIWAYIGREGIDIPEIYHSHQRRVFERDGMLLSESEFNPLRAGEVAEERTVRFRTVGDLTLTGCVESTASTIEEIIEEVAVARVTERGATRGDDRFSEAAMEDRKKEGYF